A region from the Ictalurus punctatus breed USDA103 chromosome 25, Coco_2.0, whole genome shotgun sequence genome encodes:
- the LOC108257717 gene encoding filamin-A-interacting protein 1 isoform X4, which yields MRSRSSGMEAPDSGRLQVKQSSKGYQKDKEEGDSIEHMIKKSPTVAKEEKVEDGPVRETVTSSQKSTGEMYRKKAGLMQLSKEELLHLLSIMEGEVQAREDIIHMLKSERVQPESLEAQYGSAVPVTPLQALQRDNMLTCNRMPENNVYEIPMMELDRLEEKHRETYRRMLEQLLLAEKCHRRTVNELECEKRKHFDFMNKSDDFTNLLEHERERLKKLLEQEKAYQTRKDKEHSRRLEKVREELVKLKSFALMLVDERQLHIDQIDQQSQKVMDFSKKLQERDQQLESVTSKYKEDSQRIQKLEVELEHKAAKFSQEHEDMTTKLSSQESQNQQLRTKLAGLSRRIEELEESNKALQKSEEDLQELRDKISRGECGNSSLMAELETLRKRVLEMEGKDEEITKAEAQCKELRRKLQDEENQSSELKIEIEKLQKRMADLEKLEGTFNASKSECTQLHASLEREKTFTKNLTKELEAVKNHVKEIKCAESRLEKAESSLKDDLTKLKSFTVILVDERKNMAERIKLEEQKSEDMSKLFKAEQGKVMEITEKLIEESKKLLKLKSEMEMKVSALIKEKNALRTRLACEEDKQHDLNAKVNLMQKRVDCLEEAERKSRSRPDVDKARYADDDNKVKELTEEIDRLKNRLKQLEVVEGDLMKTEDEYDMLEKKFRTEQDKANVLSQLLEEMKSQIARNKAIEKGEAVSQEAELRLRCKMEEAKTRDLQADVLALKEKIHELMNKEDQLSQLQVDYTVLQQRLIEEQDKKKSMSQQILNLTKELEVTKRYSRALRPSMNGRRIVDVPLTSTAVQTDAHANEALEEETPAVFIRKSVLEENHVMSNLRQKGLKKPAVLDRYPPASAELGMKKSLIPWMKKKDARADAQDGLDKLTYKVNGDASPQPPELTMSQKPGQPLHIRVTPGHQNSTATLEITSPRAEDFFSSTTIIPTLGMQKPRITIVPNSTTVSPKGSYDVMDRTKSPVTITTISRAKSPEGSKISYPDSPSSPVSVITVSTSPVMQAPISPEPQETSSMGRAVFKVTPEKQTVPTPVRKYNSNTNIITTEDNKIHIHLGSQFKRSQDSGSSPTLTVRPLSLCTESKETPITGTVLRSPRQSSTSLGKSTPGKMTSSITITPITSAPSRPTQSVSGTDVQSTWSCSATRIPMSKGMKPGKPVMGLAAVSRIESRAESQSMKIELRKSAVISPVSPAGGKS from the exons ATGAGGTCCAGGAGCAGTGGGATGGAGGCTCCTGACAGTGGACGCCTTCAAGTCAAACAGTCCAGCAAAGGCTACCAAAAAGACAAGGAGGAAGGAGACAGCATTGAGCATATGATTAAGAAAAGTCCAACCGTGGCGAAGGAAGAGAAAGTAGAGGACGGTCCTGTACGTGAGACGGTGACGAGTTCGCAGAAATCCACAGGAGAAATGTACAGGAAGAAAGCAGGACTAATGCAGCTTTCTAAAGAGGAGCTGCTTCACCTGCTCAGCATCATGGAGGGAGAGGTGCAG GCTCGTGAGGACATTATTCACATGCTGAAGTCAGAAAGGGTGCAGCCCGAGTCTCTGGAGGCTCAATATGGATCAGCTGTCCCCGTCACACCTCTGCAGGCCTTACAGAGAGACAACATGCTCACCTGTAACAGGATGCCTGAGAACAACGTCTATGAGATCCCCATGATGGAG CTGGACCGTTTGGAGGAGAAGCACAGAGAGACGTACAGAAGGATGCTCGAGCAGCTCTTGCTGGCTGAGAAATGCCACCGTCGCACAGTTAACGAGCTAGAATGCGAGAAGCGCAAACACTTCGACTTCATGAACAAGAGCGATGACTTCACTAACCTGCTGGAGCATGAGCGTGAGAG ACTAAAGAAACTGTTGGAGCAGGAGAAAGCATACCAAACCCGTAAAGACAAGGAGCACAGCAGGCGGCTAGAAAAAGTAAGAGAAGAGCTGGTGAAGCTAAAGTCCTTCGCTCTGATGCTGGTAGACGAGCGGCAGCTCCACATTGACCAGATTGATCAGCAAAGCCAAAAGGTCATGGACTTCAGTAAAAAGCTGCAAGAGAGAGATCAACAGCTGGAAAGTGTCACCAGCAAATACAAAGAGGACAGTCAGAGAATTCAGAAGTTGGAAGTGGAGTTGGAGCATAAAGCTGCTAAGTTTTCACAGGAACACGAGGACATGACAACCAAGCTCTCCAGTCAGGAATCCCAAAACCAACAGTTACGCACAAAGCTGGCTGGTCTGTCTCGGAGAATTGAGGAGCTGGAAGAAAGTAACAAAGCACTTCAGAAATCCGAGGAGGATTTGCAAGAGTTAAgagacaaaatcagcaggggagaATGTGGTAACTCAAGCCTCATGGCTGAGCTTGAAACTCTCCGTAAAAGAGTGCTGGAGATGGAGGGAAAGGATGAGGAGATCACAAAGGCAGAAGCACAGTGCAAGGAGCTGAGGCGGAAGCTTCAAGATGAAGAGAATCAAAGTAGTGAGCTGAAAATTGAAATAGAAAAGCTACAGAAAAGGATGGCAGACTTGGAAAAACTTGAAGGAACATTTAATGCAAGCAAATCAGAGTGTACACAACTTCATGCAAGCCTAGAAAGAGAGAAGACCTTCACAAAGAACTTAACCAAGGAGCTGGAAGCTGTTAAAAATCATGTTAAAGAGATTAAGTGTGCTGAGTCAAGGCTTGAAAAGGCAGAAAGTAGCTTAAAAGATGATTTGACAAAACTCAAGTCATTTACTGTAATATTAGTGGATGAGAGGAAAAACATGGCAGAAAGAATTAAGTTAGAGGAGCAAAAAAGTGAAGACATGAGCAAGCTGTTTAAGGCTGAGCAAGGCAAGGTCATGGAAATCACAGAGAAGCTGATTGAAGAGAGCAAAAAGCTTTTGAAACTGAAGTCAGAGATGGAGATGAAAGTGTCAGCTCtcataaaagagaaaaatgccCTAAGGACAAGACTTGCATGTGAAGAAGATAAACAACATGATCTCAATGCAAAGGTCAACCTAATGCAAAAGAGGGTGGACTGTTTGGAGGAGGCtgaaagaaaatccagaagcAGACCTGATGTAGACAAGGCAAGATATGCTGATGACGACAACAAGGTTAAAGAGTTAACAGAGGAGATTGATAGGCTGAAGAACCGCTTGAAGCAGCTAGAAGTTGTGGAGGGTGATTTGATGAAGACAGAGGATGAATATGATATGCTTGAAAAGAAGTTCAGAACAGAGCAGGATAAGGCCAATGTCCTTTCTCAGCTCCTGGAGGAAATGAAGTCACAGATTGCCAGAAACAAGGCAATCGAAAAGGGGGAAGCTGTGAGCCAAGAAGCTGAACTAAGATTGAGGTGCAAGATGGAGGAGGCCAAAACCAGAGATTTGCAGGCAGATGTCCTGGCTCTTAAGGAGAAGATTCATGAGCTGATGAACAAGGAGGATCAGTTATCACAACTTCAGGTTGATTACACAGTTCTACAGCAGAGGCTCATCGAAGAgcaggacaaaaagaaaagtatgAGCCAACAGATCCTAAACCTTACCAAAGAGTTAGAGGTGACTAAGCGATACAGCAGAGCACTACGGCCTAGCATGAATGGAAGGAGGATAGTGGATGTCCCTCTTACTTCAACAGCTGTCCAGACAGATGCACATGCTAATGAAGCTCTTGAAGAAGAGACTCCAGCAGTATTCATAAGGAAATCTGTTCTGGAAGAAAATCATGTGATGAGCAATCTGAGGCAGAAAGGTCTTAAAAAACCAGCAGTTCTGGACCGGTATCCGCCTGCATCTGCAGAACTAGGTATGAAAAAATCATTGATTCCCTGGATGAAGAAGAAAGATGCAAGAGCTGATGCACAGGACGGCTTAGACAAGTTGACTTATAAAGTTAATGGAGATGCGTCACCTCAACCACCAGAGTTAACCATGTCACAAAAACCAGGCCAGCCACTGCATATAAGGGTGACTCCAGGTCATCAAAACAGCACTGCCACATTGGAGATCACCAGTCCTCGTGCTGAGGACTTCTTCTCAAGCACTACAATTATTCCCACTTTAGGGATGCAGAAACCAAGGATAACTATAGTCCCTAACTCCACTACTGTGTCGCCAAAGGGCAGCTATGATGTAATGGACAGGACCAAGTCTCCAGTGACCATTACGACTATTTCTAGAGCCAAGTCCCCAGAGGGAAGCAAGATCTCCTACCCCGACTCCCCAAGCTCTCCTGTCTCAGTCATCACAGTTAGCACAAGCCCAGTGATGCAGGCGCCTATCTCTCCAGAGCCTCAGGAGACCTCAAGCATGGGCCGAGCTGTGTTTAAAGTGACTCCAGAGAAGCAGACAGTGCCAACACCAGTTCGCAAATACAACTCGAACACCAACATCATAACAACAGAAGACAACAAAATACATATTCACCTAGGGAGTCAGTTCAAGAGGTCTCAGGACTCTGGAAGTAGTCCCACACTCACAGTAAGGCCTCTGAGTCTATGCACAGAGAGCAAGGAGACACCGATTACAGGAACTGTCCTGCGTTCCCCTCGACAGTCCTCCACTTCTTTAGGGAAATCCACACCTGGAAAGATGACAAGTAGCATCACCATTACCCCTATCACATCTGCTCCTTCCAGGCCAACCCAGTCTGTG TCCGGGACGGATGTGCAGTCAACTTGGTCTTGCTCAGCAACACGAATCCCTATGTCAAAAGGTATGAAACCAGGCAAACCTGTAATGGGTCTTGCTGCAGTATCCAGGATAGAGTCTCGAGCTGAAAGCCAGTCAATGAAAATTGAACTGAGGAAGTCTGCAGTGATCAGCCCAGTGTCCCCAGCGGGGGGCAAGAGCTGA
- the LOC108257717 gene encoding filamin-A-interacting protein 1 isoform X5, which translates to MAREDIIHMLKSERVQPESLEAQYGSAVPVTPLQALQRDNMLTCNRMPENNVYEIPMMELDRLEEKHRETYRRMLEQLLLAEKCHRRTVNELECEKRKHFDFMNKSDDFTNLLEHERERLKKLLEQEKAYQTRKDKEHSRRLEKVREELVKLKSFALMLVDERQLHIDQIDQQSQKVMDFSKKLQERDQQLESVTSKYKEDSQRIQKLEVELEHKAAKFSQEHEDMTTKLSSQESQNQQLRTKLAGLSRRIEELEESNKALQKSEEDLQELRDKISRGECGNSSLMAELETLRKRVLEMEGKDEEITKAEAQCKELRRKLQDEENQSSELKIEIEKLQKRMADLEKLEGTFNASKSECTQLHASLEREKTFTKNLTKELEAVKNHVKEIKCAESRLEKAESSLKDDLTKLKSFTVILVDERKNMAERIKLEEQKSEDMSKLFKAEQGKVMEITEKLIEESKKLLKLKSEMEMKVSALIKEKNALRTRLACEEDKQHDLNAKVNLMQKRVDCLEEAERKSRSRPDVDKARYADDDNKVKELTEEIDRLKNRLKQLEVVEGDLMKTEDEYDMLEKKFRTEQDKANVLSQLLEEMKSQIARNKAIEKGEAVSQEAELRLRCKMEEAKTRDLQADVLALKEKIHELMNKEDQLSQLQVDYTVLQQRLIEEQDKKKSMSQQILNLTKELEVTKRYSRALRPSMNGRRIVDVPLTSTAVQTDAHANEALEEETPAVFIRKSVLEENHVMSNLRQKGLKKPAVLDRYPPASAELGMKKSLIPWMKKKDARADAQDGLDKLTYKVNGDASPQPPELTMSQKPGQPLHIRVTPGHQNSTATLEITSPRAEDFFSSTTIIPTLGMQKPRITIVPNSTTVSPKGSYDVMDRTKSPVTITTISRAKSPEGSKISYPDSPSSPVSVITVSTSPVMQAPISPEPQETSSMGRAVFKVTPEKQTVPTPVRKYNSNTNIITTEDNKIHIHLGSQFKRSQDSGSSPTLTVRPLSLCTESKETPITGTVLRSPRQSSTSLGKSTPGKMTSSITITPITSAPSRPTQSVSGTDVQSTWSCSATRIPMSKGMKPGKPVMGLAAVSRIESRAESQSMKIELRKSAVISPVSPAGGKS; encoded by the exons atg GCTCGTGAGGACATTATTCACATGCTGAAGTCAGAAAGGGTGCAGCCCGAGTCTCTGGAGGCTCAATATGGATCAGCTGTCCCCGTCACACCTCTGCAGGCCTTACAGAGAGACAACATGCTCACCTGTAACAGGATGCCTGAGAACAACGTCTATGAGATCCCCATGATGGAG CTGGACCGTTTGGAGGAGAAGCACAGAGAGACGTACAGAAGGATGCTCGAGCAGCTCTTGCTGGCTGAGAAATGCCACCGTCGCACAGTTAACGAGCTAGAATGCGAGAAGCGCAAACACTTCGACTTCATGAACAAGAGCGATGACTTCACTAACCTGCTGGAGCATGAGCGTGAGAG ACTAAAGAAACTGTTGGAGCAGGAGAAAGCATACCAAACCCGTAAAGACAAGGAGCACAGCAGGCGGCTAGAAAAAGTAAGAGAAGAGCTGGTGAAGCTAAAGTCCTTCGCTCTGATGCTGGTAGACGAGCGGCAGCTCCACATTGACCAGATTGATCAGCAAAGCCAAAAGGTCATGGACTTCAGTAAAAAGCTGCAAGAGAGAGATCAACAGCTGGAAAGTGTCACCAGCAAATACAAAGAGGACAGTCAGAGAATTCAGAAGTTGGAAGTGGAGTTGGAGCATAAAGCTGCTAAGTTTTCACAGGAACACGAGGACATGACAACCAAGCTCTCCAGTCAGGAATCCCAAAACCAACAGTTACGCACAAAGCTGGCTGGTCTGTCTCGGAGAATTGAGGAGCTGGAAGAAAGTAACAAAGCACTTCAGAAATCCGAGGAGGATTTGCAAGAGTTAAgagacaaaatcagcaggggagaATGTGGTAACTCAAGCCTCATGGCTGAGCTTGAAACTCTCCGTAAAAGAGTGCTGGAGATGGAGGGAAAGGATGAGGAGATCACAAAGGCAGAAGCACAGTGCAAGGAGCTGAGGCGGAAGCTTCAAGATGAAGAGAATCAAAGTAGTGAGCTGAAAATTGAAATAGAAAAGCTACAGAAAAGGATGGCAGACTTGGAAAAACTTGAAGGAACATTTAATGCAAGCAAATCAGAGTGTACACAACTTCATGCAAGCCTAGAAAGAGAGAAGACCTTCACAAAGAACTTAACCAAGGAGCTGGAAGCTGTTAAAAATCATGTTAAAGAGATTAAGTGTGCTGAGTCAAGGCTTGAAAAGGCAGAAAGTAGCTTAAAAGATGATTTGACAAAACTCAAGTCATTTACTGTAATATTAGTGGATGAGAGGAAAAACATGGCAGAAAGAATTAAGTTAGAGGAGCAAAAAAGTGAAGACATGAGCAAGCTGTTTAAGGCTGAGCAAGGCAAGGTCATGGAAATCACAGAGAAGCTGATTGAAGAGAGCAAAAAGCTTTTGAAACTGAAGTCAGAGATGGAGATGAAAGTGTCAGCTCtcataaaagagaaaaatgccCTAAGGACAAGACTTGCATGTGAAGAAGATAAACAACATGATCTCAATGCAAAGGTCAACCTAATGCAAAAGAGGGTGGACTGTTTGGAGGAGGCtgaaagaaaatccagaagcAGACCTGATGTAGACAAGGCAAGATATGCTGATGACGACAACAAGGTTAAAGAGTTAACAGAGGAGATTGATAGGCTGAAGAACCGCTTGAAGCAGCTAGAAGTTGTGGAGGGTGATTTGATGAAGACAGAGGATGAATATGATATGCTTGAAAAGAAGTTCAGAACAGAGCAGGATAAGGCCAATGTCCTTTCTCAGCTCCTGGAGGAAATGAAGTCACAGATTGCCAGAAACAAGGCAATCGAAAAGGGGGAAGCTGTGAGCCAAGAAGCTGAACTAAGATTGAGGTGCAAGATGGAGGAGGCCAAAACCAGAGATTTGCAGGCAGATGTCCTGGCTCTTAAGGAGAAGATTCATGAGCTGATGAACAAGGAGGATCAGTTATCACAACTTCAGGTTGATTACACAGTTCTACAGCAGAGGCTCATCGAAGAgcaggacaaaaagaaaagtatgAGCCAACAGATCCTAAACCTTACCAAAGAGTTAGAGGTGACTAAGCGATACAGCAGAGCACTACGGCCTAGCATGAATGGAAGGAGGATAGTGGATGTCCCTCTTACTTCAACAGCTGTCCAGACAGATGCACATGCTAATGAAGCTCTTGAAGAAGAGACTCCAGCAGTATTCATAAGGAAATCTGTTCTGGAAGAAAATCATGTGATGAGCAATCTGAGGCAGAAAGGTCTTAAAAAACCAGCAGTTCTGGACCGGTATCCGCCTGCATCTGCAGAACTAGGTATGAAAAAATCATTGATTCCCTGGATGAAGAAGAAAGATGCAAGAGCTGATGCACAGGACGGCTTAGACAAGTTGACTTATAAAGTTAATGGAGATGCGTCACCTCAACCACCAGAGTTAACCATGTCACAAAAACCAGGCCAGCCACTGCATATAAGGGTGACTCCAGGTCATCAAAACAGCACTGCCACATTGGAGATCACCAGTCCTCGTGCTGAGGACTTCTTCTCAAGCACTACAATTATTCCCACTTTAGGGATGCAGAAACCAAGGATAACTATAGTCCCTAACTCCACTACTGTGTCGCCAAAGGGCAGCTATGATGTAATGGACAGGACCAAGTCTCCAGTGACCATTACGACTATTTCTAGAGCCAAGTCCCCAGAGGGAAGCAAGATCTCCTACCCCGACTCCCCAAGCTCTCCTGTCTCAGTCATCACAGTTAGCACAAGCCCAGTGATGCAGGCGCCTATCTCTCCAGAGCCTCAGGAGACCTCAAGCATGGGCCGAGCTGTGTTTAAAGTGACTCCAGAGAAGCAGACAGTGCCAACACCAGTTCGCAAATACAACTCGAACACCAACATCATAACAACAGAAGACAACAAAATACATATTCACCTAGGGAGTCAGTTCAAGAGGTCTCAGGACTCTGGAAGTAGTCCCACACTCACAGTAAGGCCTCTGAGTCTATGCACAGAGAGCAAGGAGACACCGATTACAGGAACTGTCCTGCGTTCCCCTCGACAGTCCTCCACTTCTTTAGGGAAATCCACACCTGGAAAGATGACAAGTAGCATCACCATTACCCCTATCACATCTGCTCCTTCCAGGCCAACCCAGTCTGTG TCCGGGACGGATGTGCAGTCAACTTGGTCTTGCTCAGCAACACGAATCCCTATGTCAAAAGGTATGAAACCAGGCAAACCTGTAATGGGTCTTGCTGCAGTATCCAGGATAGAGTCTCGAGCTGAAAGCCAGTCAATGAAAATTGAACTGAGGAAGTCTGCAGTGATCAGCCCAGTGTCCCCAGCGGGGGGCAAGAGCTGA